A window of the Brassica oleracea var. oleracea cultivar TO1000 chromosome C1, BOL, whole genome shotgun sequence genome harbors these coding sequences:
- the LOC106296705 gene encoding lipid phosphate phosphatase epsilon 1, chloroplastic-like gives MAVLVQKFARRDGSEQSGSVKQEASINGSPEIQYETVTGRGIEAIVNSLSTWVVSILFASIILLRRDGTALWGIIGSVSNSALSVVLKRILNQARPATTSRPDPEMSSTHAQSISFIFVFVVLSGKQLKRTWN, from the exons ATGGCCGTTTTAGTCCAAAAATTTGCTCGCAGAGACGGTAGCGAACAATCTGGGTCGGTCAAGCAAGAAGCTTCCATCAATGGGTCTCCAGAGATCCAGTACGAGACGGTAACCGGTCGTGGGATTGAAGCCATCGTTAATAGTCTG AGCACATGGGTTGTGTCTATTCTGTTTGCTTCCATCATTCTTCTGCGGCGTGATGGTACTGCCTTGTGGGGAATCATTGGATCCGTTTCGAATTCGGCTCTTTCAGTGGTGCTGAAGCGTATACTTAACCAAGCGAGGCCTGCTACAACCTCGCGTCCTGATCCCGAGATGTCATCTACTCACGCCCAGTCTATCTCTTTCATATTTGTGTTTGTTGTTTTGTCTGGTAAGCAATTAAAAAGAACTTGGAACTAG